The following are from one region of the Pleurodeles waltl isolate 20211129_DDA chromosome 4_1, aPleWal1.hap1.20221129, whole genome shotgun sequence genome:
- the LOC138287725 gene encoding potassium voltage-gated channel subfamily A member 2-like — MEIALVTLETRGAAGPARGAGDRDDAMAGRAPGRMDLLQIPTAPSWLNVYSKDEEDGGICQQQQTQGTGGGCEGGGAAAAACGVGECLRVSERTMNHPGSQNAIETVIRLEEEDSHVHLHHHPDEEDHRFDMGIMEHESSQRVIINIAGLRFETQLSTLNQFPDTLLGDPEKRMRFFDPLRNEYFFDRNRPSFDGILYFYQSGGKIRRPVNVSIDVFADEIRFYELGEEAMERFREDEGFLKEEEKPLPQNEFQRQVWLIFEYPESSSSARGIAIVSVLVILISIITFCLETLPEFRDESEQPQSLKGQNGTQVPAGLPSSLTDPFFIIETTCVIWFTFELLVRFFACPSKSEFSKNIMNIIDIVAIFPYFITLGTELAEQQGNNGQQAMSLAILRVIRLVRVFRIFKLSRHSKGLQILGQTLKASMRELGLLIFFLFIGVILFSSAVYFAEADDPQSHFSSIPDAFWWAVVTMTTVGYGDMRPVTVGGKIVGSLCAIAGVLTIALPVPVIVSNFNYFYHRETDHEEQVILKEEGSSGQGSGGGEELKKSPSRASLNKSGLHMDPMEGINNGTGSLEKTNLKAKSNVDLRKSLYALCLDTSRETDL, encoded by the coding sequence ATGGAGATCGCCTTGGTGACTCTGGAGACCAGGGGCGCTGCCGGCCCGGCCCGGGGTGCAGGAGATCGCGATGATGCCATGGCAGGTAGGGCACCCGGTAGGATGGACCTGCTGCAGATTCCCACGGCACCATCTTGGTTGAACGTGTACAGCAAGGACGAGGAAGACGGTGggatctgccagcagcagcagacccagggGACTGGAGGAGGGTGCGAAGGGGGAGGTGCCGCCGCCGCTGCCTGTGGTGTGGGCgagtgcctgagagttagcgagAGGACCATGAACCATCCTGGCAGCCAGAATGCCATCGAGACCGTCATCCGCCTGGAGGAGGAGGACTCTCAtgtccacctgcaccaccaccctgATGAGGAGGACCACCGCTTCGACATGGGCATCATGGAGCACGAGAGTAGCCAGAGAGTCATCATTAACATCGCGGGCCTGAGATTTGAGACACAGCTCTCCACCCTCAACCAATTCCCCGACACCCTGCTCGGCGACCCAGAGAAGAGGATGCGCTTCTTCGACCCCCTGCGAAACGAGTACTTCTTCGACCGGAACCGGCCCAGTTTCGACGGCATCCTTTACTTCTACCAGTCGGGGGGCAAGATCCGGCGGCCAGTCAACGTCTCCATCGACGTCTTCGCCGACGAGATCCGCTTCTATGAGCTAGGCGAGGAAGCCATGGAGCGCTTCCGGGAGGACGAGGGCTTCTTGAAAGAGGAGGAGAAGCCGTTGCCCCAGAACGAGTTCCAGCGGCAGGTCTGGCTGATCTTCGAGTACCCCGAGAGCTCCAGCTCGGCCCGGGGCATTGCCATCGTGTCAGTGCTGGTCATCCTTATTTCCATCATCACCTTCTGCCTCGAAACTCTACCCGAGTTCCGGGACGAGAGCGAACAGCCCCAGTCCCTCAAGGGCCAGAATGGCACGCAAGTGCCAGCCGGGCTGCCCAGCAGCCTGACAGACCCCTTCTTCATCATCGAGACCACGTGCGTCATCTGGTTCACCTTCGAGCTGCTGGTGCGCTTCTTTGCCTGTCCCAGCAAGTCCGAATTCTCAAAGAACATCATGAACATCATAGACATTGTGGCCATCTTCCCCTACTTTATCACCCTGGGCACCGAGCTGGccgagcagcagggcaacaacggGCAGCAGGCCATGTCCCTGGCCATCCTCAGGGTCATCCGGCTGGTGCGCGTCTTCCGGATCTTCAAGCTGTCCCGCCACTCCAAGGGGCTGCAGATCCTGGGGCAGACCCTGAAGGCCAGCATGCGGGAGCTGGGactgctcatcttcttcctcttcatcgGGGTCATCCTCTTTTCCAGCGCCGTCTACTTCGCAGAGGCCGACGACCCCCAGTCGCACTTCTCCAGCATCCCGGACGCCTTCTGGTGGGCGGTGGTGACAATGACCACAGTGGGCTACGGAGACATGCGGCCCGTGACCGTGGGGGGCAAGATCGTGGGCTCGCTGTGCGCTATCGCCGGTGTGCTGACCATCGCCCTGCCCGTGCCCGTCATCGTGTCCAACTTCAACTACTTCTACCATCGGGAAACCGACCACGAGGAGCAGGTGATCCTGAAGGAGGAGGGCAGCAGCGGACAGGGCAGCGGCGGAGGCGAGGAGCTGAAGAAGAGCCCGAGCAGGGCCTCTCTCAACAAGTCCGGCCTGCACATGGACCCCATGGAGGGCATCAACAACGGTACGGGCTCCCTGGAGAAGACCAACCTCAAGGCCAAGAGCAACGTAGACCTCCGGAAGTCCCTGTATGCCCTTTGCCTGGACACCAGCAGGGAGACCGACCTGTAG